TCAGGGTCAGTTGAAATGGTCAACATCTGAAATTTCTTTCGCTGGATGTAGCAACATCCAACACCACTTTCCACAAAATCTCCCCTTTAAGTCGAAGCCCCACTATACTTGAACTAACTAGCCTACAGGGATATCTTGGTCCATGAATCCACGTTACCATACTGCTTCATTATCCATAGTTCTAAACCAGCTTCTCCATTAACTCGAAGCTCGCTGCTACAAACTGCAATTGAAGTCTGCTTGTAAGCAGCTAATTGGATTTTTTTCCCCTCGGGTTTTAAACTTTCTGGCAACTTAATTTCGTGAAATATCTCGGCATTCACATCAAACCCTACAATGGCACGATCATCACCAAATTTGTACATAGATGTAAAACTAGAGCCACTTAGCCAATGGATAGCCCCATTAAGAAGCGGAAGAGGAGGTCCGAAAGGAATGGAACTGGGGGCAGTATCGGAAAGAAGTTTCCAGCAATTGCCACTCAATTTGAAAACCCCAACTTGAGGTGATTGGGAGTTTTCTGAAAACAGAATCCTAACAATCTTATAGTCATTCGATAGGGAATcaaacgcaaatcctaaaggtgtTGTGTTAGCATAGAATTTAGAGAAATTGGGCTTAGGGATGGTTAGAGTTTTCCTAATTGTGGGATTCCATAAAATAATAGTACCGTTTTCCTTGGCTAGACAGAGAACACCATTACAAACAGCAATGGAGGCGTCAAACATCTTTATGCTACGAGGAAGAATCAAGTGCTTATAAAAATCGAACCTTTCAGTCTCGAGAAAGAGTTCCCACTGACTAGGGCTGCTCCAAAAGACCGTGTATTGCTTCTTTTTGCTGTTGTTGACAGTGTATGAGGAGATGAACTCAGGATTTTTGACAATGGAACGCCATTTCTTCTTCACGCACATGCACGAGCCAAGGGCTTTGATGggtagcctttgaaaaacgtcgagCAAAAGATCTTCCGGAAGATCATCAATTGTTTTCGATTGCATCGAATCTGTAACACAGCCACTTCCCTCCATTAAAAACTCAATTTTTTTTTTCCTGAAGATGAAATTTCTAGGGTTCTTAATTTGAACGAAGCAAATTCAGCGAGTCTTTGAGTATGAACTGTCCTGAAATCGGATAATTGTAATTTTGGTACCTGAAATGGATTTTTAGTTAACATTTTGATACCTCAAAATTTTTTCTAACAAGTGGATATTTATTCCGTTAAATTTCTAACAACATTATATCTATCgttaaaaatcgctgaagtggcacCATTGTTCAGTAAAATCTTGTCCAGTCAGCTCCATATATGCAACACGTCACGTGTTGATTCAGTCTAAGTGACATGTCATCATTCTCAACCTTAATTTTCAGAATTCGGCAACCACCATGGTGGTCCCACTGCCAGCCATCGTAGATGATAGTTGGATTTCGAAAAATTTTATATTCCCATGAACGTCATGGTCGTTTTGGAATTTTCAAATTTAAAATCGTTTGGTGCAGATCTAAACTTAAATGTGCGGTGTTCGAAACTTTAATGTTAGATCTGCACCACCGGTTTTTAATTTGGAAATTCCGACACCAGCATGATATTTATCTCGTCGAAGCAAGTTTGGGTATATAAAATTTTTCGAATCCCTGTGACCACCGATGACTGCCCGGCCGTAAGTGGAGGCCGAACCACCGTCAGTGGTGGGTGGTCGCCGGATTCTGAAAAATAATTATATTATCCTACTTGTTTCGACGAGGTGAACATTATGGTGATATCgaaatttccaaaaaaaaaatcgaaaTCCGACGATCAGGTACGGCGGCGGGATTGTGGTGGTCGCCGAATTCTAATAATTTTTTTACAAAAGTTGAGGATGATGATGTGTCACATAGGCTGAGTCAACACGTGACATGTTGCACATGTGGAGCTGACTGGACAAGATTTAACGGAAAAATGGTGTCACTTCAGCGATTTTTTACGGTAGACATGATTTTGTTATAAATTTAACGGAATAGATACCCACTTATTAAAAAAATTCGAAATACCAAATTGTTTGTTAGCTAAAGTACATTTCTGGTATAAAAATACAATTATCCGGTCCAAACATATTGTGATGCTGATGCAAGCTAAGCTTCAAGTGCAGAGCTTTTGCTTGGCCTTGTAATTCAACAAACTTGTTGAATTGGTCCTTATGCTAGAAATTGTTTGCACATGGCTCCGACACATTCTTACTAATTTTTTTCTTAAAAACTGTTCCGTGTTCAGTCTCGTATTATGTGCTGAATTTGGATTGAGTTGGTTTACTAGGAGTCTAGTAGACTAATGAACAAAAGCTTTTTTTATGATAATGAACAAAAGCTTTTGAGGAACTTTATTTCCAACCGTTAATAATTTAGCGATTACTATTATTAATCAATACAAAACAATGAAGATTTTTATGCAAGGTTAGTCTGCAGCCAAATTCTGCAGACTGTTAAACGTTTGCTGGAAATCAATAAAACCAAAATTGGAGATAGACCCgccaaatcaaattgccaagttttaCTTGGAAGAACATTATCCATCATCGATCGCCAGAAGAACGGTTGGCACTGATTTGGCAGCCCGGAATTGCTCATCGTGTTCCCAAATATGGAACACGTTGAGAGATATAAGGATCATGTCTCTGGAAATTTTGACTAATTACGCCCAGAGGATTCCTTCAAAGCCAATTTCATCATTCGAAACTGGGCTGTCCCCGATTTCTTCTTCAACAGCTTGGGTTTCGCCCGCATCTTGATAAGGTTCTAACAAATCGGAAGATCTTTCCGATGGAATCCCATAATCCTTAAGAACATGGGATGAAGCAGCTGTAGCTGCCTCCCTTTCTAACACGAGAAGGAAATTGTCTTCGAATTCAAAAACTAGATACTTGTCCTTGCAAGCTGGCCATTAAATAAACACGAGGGGATGAGAAATTGAAGAAACACAAATTTTCGAAAACATGCATGTCTAGAAGATTGAAGACTTACAATCCACAAGGTGTGCTAGGTGATGGATGTTCTTTATTCGAGTTCCGTTGCACTTCAAAACCTGGCGCATTTTCCATTATAGCAATCAATAATCTAGTAGGACAGAAAATATAATGTACCACTAGAGAAACTTACCTGTTGGTTGCTCATATCTTCGTATCCAATATTGATTTCATTTGCTAAGACCTAATGATGAAAGATAATGGATAAGAAACAGACAAGAATGCActaaatttaaaaacataaaacacgTAATTTTGTATATATTCTGCATATGATAGTTAAACATGAGCAGAATCAAGAGAGAATTGTTGCCTCATACTATAAAAAAAGAGAGCAAGAAGTTGCAACTAAGAACATTTCCTACTGCATGGAATTGCAAGTTAAGTAGAAACGATTATTCCAAGTTCTTATTAGGATGCATCGCACCTGAGAAAGGATCACCATTTGTTCCCCTTCGAACCTTGATAATGAGTACCGTGCTTTCGCTAGTAGTTTCAACTGAGACAAGATGTTTTAAATGTCAACTACTCGAGTTTTGAGTTAGCAATTTGGTTAAAGGTTTTAATTATTTTCGGTTATAAAGAAACTTACCCCTATTGATTCTTCACATTCCTCTCTGTTGTCAAAGATCAATATAATAACATGTAAAATAATTTTCTTCTAGCATCAATGATAAAAACTATGGGCAAAGATTAAAATATGAAACAGAGTCTCAGGAGTTGGATGCAACGTACTCTATTAATGGTTCTGAGAGAGGGGTGAAGACTAAACCAGCAATTATAAGATATGAAGGCTGCCCGGCGTCGATGTGATAGGGAACCTTAAAGCAAAGGCGTTTGATGTTTCAGATAAATAGCATATTAACTGGTATTGTATCATCAGAATTGAACTACCGTATTAAGGAGGGCATACCAAGTGAACCCGTGGTTTTAGAGCTACTTGAACTTTCATGGAAGCACCTCCTCTAATTATACCGAGCTCTGCTACATCACCTGCAAATCTGTATACATAAAATTTAGAAATGAGGAGTATTGTGAaccttttaaataataataatacattgaaAAATGAAAACAAGAAATGAAATAGCAGGTCACAGCAAACAGAGTTGAAATTTCATTTAGCTTTATGTTAAAATCATACAATAATGGAAAGAACTATAACTTTAGCCAATGCAACATACTATCACAAAACCAATTCAGATTTACTGGCCACATTAGATGTCAAGATGTTCATTATAGCATAAAACATAGAGTTAATTGCAATATCCACTGCAGTTTTCACCTCATTACGGCTTGCCACCTCATTATAAAAAAATGAGATGTAAATACCATGCAGAGAAAAACTAAGAGGATTATGAAGTTGGAGGGAAGGAATGCTTGTCCGGATTAACTTAATAGGGTGATCCTATAATGTAAAACATCGATGAGAATACTAAACATTTTTGGTCTCCCCAAACATTGAAACAAATAAGCACAAAGAAAGAAGAACGAAGAGTAAAAAATTACTTCTGACTAATAAGGTAGCGGAATGCAATGCGCTCGTTTGATCTGAATGGCACTGTTCCTTCAGATCCGACATGAACACCATCAAAACTTACTATTACATCTCCCTGGAAAGAACAGGTATGCAATAGATTTTTTTTAGGCCAGGCTCTGAACTACTTCACTTGATATAATAGATGTATTGATGAATAAAATCACTACAAAATGAATTCTTCCCAGTACCTCTTTTAGAACTTTACTTGCGTCAGAAGTAGGTTCAACTCTTCGCACTAGTACACCCTGCACAAGCCAGAGAGTAAAATTAATCGAACTGTAAATTATAAAGGAACTATATATATACCAAAAAATTAGAGCCGACTTTGTTCTATAACTTATCAAAAACATCAACAATAGGTCAACTAAAACCACAAGATCATTGATGGCAATGCTATTTGTCACTGTTGCCTTGAACTCGAACATAGCATGGATAAGGACTGATTCTTAATTATCAGTCTTACTTTCTGCTCTGTCCTCTCTATTATCGAACTTTCAATAAACTTAGCTGTCATTATTTTACTTTATTCATCCAATATTATTTCCATACCATAGGTGGCTTTATTATGTATGGGTGTCTTTGAAGGCTGTCAACATGTGCATGTGGGTCTATGGTAAATAATGAAATGTACCTCATTGGATTCTACTTTTAAGCAGGCACGT
The sequence above is drawn from the Rutidosis leptorrhynchoides isolate AG116_Rl617_1_P2 unplaced genomic scaffold, CSIRO_AGI_Rlap_v1 contig30, whole genome shotgun sequence genome and encodes:
- the LOC139882713 gene encoding F-box protein At3g07870-like: MEGSGCVTDSMQSKTIDDLPEDLLLDVFQRLPIKALGSCMCVKKKWRSIVKNPEFISSYTVNNSKKKQYTVFWSSPSQWELFLETERFDFYKHLILPRSIKMFDASIAVCNGVLCLAKENGTIILWNPTIRKTLTIPKPNFSKFYANTTPLGFAFDSLSNDYKIVRILFSENSQSPQVGVFKLSGNCWKLLSDTAPSSIPFGPPLPLLNGAIHWLSGSSFTSMYKFGDDRAIVGFDVNAEIFHEIKLPESLKPEGKKIQLAAYKQTSIAVCSSELRVNGEAGLELWIMKQYGNVDSWTKISLGDFVESGVGCCYIQRKKFQMLTISTDPESKEEKKIALTFEALNPRFSGTRYLEETLLLLDNTNTVTGSMDEICYQD